Sequence from the Microbacterium dextranolyticum genome:
CTTGACGAGCGGGCCACTCGACGAGAATGCGAGTGCCGAGCCGACGGCGAGAACGATCCCACCCGCCCGATGATCGACGCGGCGATCCTGCCAGCCCCCGCGGGGTGCGGCGATGACCTCGAGCGGAGCAGTGCGCGTCACCGGCGATCCTTCGCTGCGCATGACAACCGGGTGTCATGAGTGATCGATGTTTACACTGGTGACGGTAGCGCCCGCTGAAGTCAGGAGTCAAGATGGTTTTCATCCATGACACAGAGATGTCACTGCGCGCTGCTGCCGCGCTCGTCAACACCCTCCCCGGGACGGCGGGGGTCGCCACCGACGGCCTGACGACCCAGGCCGACGTCGACGCCTACCTTCGCGAGTTCTCGTACACAGGAACCATCCGGCGCGATGGCGCCGAACTGGATGCCGTGCGCGCGAATCGCCCGCGTCTGCGCGCACTGTGGGACGTCGACCGGCGCGGCGCGGTTCCGCTCGTGAACGCGATGCTCCGAGACGGGCACGCACTGCCCCAACTCGTCCTCCACGACGGCTTCGACTGGCACATCCACGCCACTGAGCCCGAGGCGCCGCTGTCGACGCGGATGCTGGTCGAGGCGGCGATGGCCTTCGTCGACGTCATACGCGCCGATCGATGGGACCGGGTGCGCACCTGCTCAGCGGACGACTGCGACGCGGTGTACGTCGACTTCTCCAAGAACGGGTCGAAGCGCTACTGCGATACCGGCAACTGCGGAAATCGTATGAACGTCATCGCATACCGTCGGCGGAAGGCCGCAGAAACCGCATGATATGAGAGGCGGCCTCGCGCGGCGTCTCGTAGTGGATGAGGTGCCCCACTTCTGCGATCTCGACGAGCTCGGCATCGGGGAAGAGCGTCTGCAGATGCCGCTCGGCCTCGATCGGGGTGATGTCGTCCTTCTCTGCGGCGATCAGGAGCGTCGGCTGGGCGATCTGCGGAGCAAAGCGACGGACATCGTTCGACACCGAGGCGGCGAAGCCCTGGTGCAGCACGTCGCGGTCGCCGAAGAGGGAGAAGTAGGTGTCGTGCTGGTCGTGGATGAATGCCCGCAGGGCCGGGTCGCGGGTCTTCGCCATCGACACGCTCATGATCCGCACGATCAGTCGATTGCGCAGGAGTGCGTCGCCGATCCGGCGCGGCAGCCGCGCGCCCGCCCAGTAGTAGAAGACCGCCAGGCGGGTGAGGATGCCGCGCGGACCTTCCAGGGCGGGTGCGCCGATCGGATTCACCAGGATGACGCGCGGCGTGTCGAGGCCCGCGGATACTGCCGCGGCGACCACGATCGACCCGAACGAATGCCCGAGGATCGGCGCCCCCGGAGCGACCTGACGCGCGAAGTCGGCCAGCCAGTCGGCGTACGTCGTGAGGGTGTGCTCGCGGCCCGGGAGCGGAGCAGTCTCGCCGAAGCCCGGCAGATCCGGCGAGATGACGCGCACCCCGTCGAG
This genomic interval carries:
- a CDS encoding alpha/beta fold hydrolase encodes the protein MSVPSPYADRLSRIRRERHEVEVSGGRTAYWTYGEPDAPLTLLAVHGYRGDHHGLEPVVAFLDGVRVISPDLPGFGETAPLPGREHTLTTYADWLADFARQVAPGAPILGHSFGSIVVAAAVSAGLDTPRVILVNPIGAPALEGPRGILTRLAVFYYWAGARLPRRIGDALLRNRLIVRIMSVSMAKTRDPALRAFIHDQHDTYFSLFGDRDVLHQGFAASVSNDVRRFAPQIAQPTLLIAAEKDDITPIEAERHLQTLFPDAELVEIAEVGHLIHYETPREAASHIMRFLRPSADGMR
- a CDS encoding CGNR zinc finger domain-containing protein; amino-acid sequence: MVFIHDTEMSLRAAAALVNTLPGTAGVATDGLTTQADVDAYLREFSYTGTIRRDGAELDAVRANRPRLRALWDVDRRGAVPLVNAMLRDGHALPQLVLHDGFDWHIHATEPEAPLSTRMLVEAAMAFVDVIRADRWDRVRTCSADDCDAVYVDFSKNGSKRYCDTGNCGNRMNVIAYRRRKAAETA